A region of Actinomycetota bacterium DNA encodes the following proteins:
- a CDS encoding MFS transporter — protein sequence MEVGAGGAARPEATQTVEPDAPVRRPGSWTVLASYVALVAASHMLWISFASVTGKAAHAFHTSEVSIGLLVSVGPLCSAALSIPAGLVADRLGYRTPLLWAGLATSLFAFLRPVAGDFPLLLVLTVGLLLPQPFLINAVADVVNRHFPEEEAATATGLGTMAIFLGITLGLIVTPGLVPAVGVRGTQLVYAGVSLVALAVFWRIAPSPVPERLVAPEELSVRQALRRVLRSRTQWKLSAALFLGFGFYLGITTWLEEILKPRGIGETGAGLVAGMITIAGIVGSVVLGATSDRIRRRKPFLVLAGVVAVPTLWLLGHLGSLGALVPVAFVMGFFLLAALPISIAVASEDPTLGPQVGSTAVGVMLLAGNLGGAVIVGLMGALKSLEGNFHAAVALTSALAVAVVLIALTVPEPLRQAAAPLSPAGAGTDVR from the coding sequence ATGGAAGTCGGCGCGGGGGGCGCCGCCAGGCCGGAGGCGACGCAGACCGTGGAGCCGGACGCGCCGGTCCGTCGGCCGGGGTCGTGGACCGTCCTCGCCTCCTACGTTGCGCTGGTCGCGGCCAGCCACATGCTGTGGATCTCCTTCGCCTCGGTTACCGGGAAGGCGGCGCACGCGTTCCACACCAGCGAGGTCTCCATCGGGCTGCTGGTGTCGGTGGGACCGCTGTGCTCTGCGGCGCTGTCCATCCCCGCCGGGCTGGTGGCCGACCGCCTGGGCTACCGGACCCCTCTGCTGTGGGCCGGGCTGGCCACCTCGCTCTTCGCATTCCTCCGGCCGGTGGCCGGGGACTTCCCCCTGCTGCTCGTGCTGACGGTCGGGCTGCTGCTGCCGCAGCCGTTCCTCATCAACGCGGTGGCCGACGTGGTCAACCGGCACTTCCCGGAGGAGGAGGCCGCCACGGCCACCGGCCTGGGGACCATGGCCATCTTCCTCGGGATCACGCTGGGGCTGATCGTCACGCCCGGGCTGGTGCCGGCCGTGGGCGTGCGGGGAACGCAGCTGGTCTACGCCGGGGTGTCGCTGGTGGCGCTGGCCGTGTTCTGGCGCATCGCGCCGTCGCCGGTCCCGGAGCGCCTGGTGGCACCGGAGGAGCTCTCCGTCCGCCAGGCCCTCCGGCGGGTCCTGCGGTCACGGACCCAGTGGAAGCTCTCCGCGGCGCTGTTCCTGGGGTTCGGCTTCTACCTGGGAATCACCACCTGGCTCGAGGAGATCCTGAAGCCGCGCGGCATCGGCGAGACCGGCGCGGGGCTGGTCGCCGGCATGATCACCATCGCCGGCATCGTGGGCTCCGTGGTGCTGGGGGCGACCAGCGACCGGATCCGGCGGCGGAAGCCGTTCCTGGTCCTGGCGGGAGTGGTCGCCGTGCCGACGCTGTGGCTGCTGGGGCACCTCGGCTCGCTCGGTGCGCTGGTTCCGGTGGCCTTCGTGATGGGGTTCTTCCTGCTGGCGGCGCTGCCCATCTCCATCGCGGTGGCCTCCGAGGACCCCACGCTCGGTCCCCAGGTCGGGAGCACGGCGGTGGGGGTCATGCTGCTGGCGGGGAACCTGGGCGGCGCCGTGATCGTGGGTCTCATGGGCGCGCTGAAGAGCCTGGAGGGGAACTTCCATGCAGCGGTGGCACTGACCAGCGCGCTGGCTGTGGCGGTCGTGCTGATCGCGCTGACCGTCCCCGAGCCGCTCCGCCAAGCGGCCGCGCCGCTCAGCCCCGCCGGCGCCGGCACTGACGTCCGCTGA